Within Saccharomycodes ludwigii strain NBRC 1722 chromosome IV, whole genome shotgun sequence, the genomic segment TGCAAACCAACACCGGGAATGTAACAGCAGCAACAGACCCTTGCGAAATGTTTGGCATTGAGAAAAATTTGGTTGACACTTTATGTTCCAATGGTTTTGCTAAAGATTCTGTTATTGAAGTTTTGAGAAGATATGGTGTAAAGAAAAGTTCGCAGGTTAACAACGAATtaatgaataaaataatagatgatttattaaagaattaGGTTTCTATGCAgcatttatttcttttaaaaaaaaaaaaaaaaaaaaaaaaaaaaaaaaaaaaaaggaaaaattaattactattattagttgAGGGTTAttcattatatatatacatatattatcattattattattattattattgttatatatagTTTAAATTTGATACTAAAAGAAGTTTGCTccgtattaaaaaaaaaaaagaaagataaaaattttattattattattattattataactCAGAGAccctaaaaataaaattttaatatgaaaaaatccgaaagaaaataaagtcctacttaaaagataaaatctTACAACACTGGCACCATTTATTAATTGCCAAACTTATAATGGGTATATAaatgttttgttttcaagATCAGTTAAATCTAAAGTAGCAACCTCAACCTTGACTTTATTACCACTTTCATCAACGACATAACCAATTTTCTCCTTATGCTCATCAATATTGGCTAATCtttctttatttcttttattcaatATAAACCAGATAATTAAAGCTAGTAAAGGagccaaaaaaaaggacAGGACAATTTGAACAATCCAAGCAGGAATATAACGTGGGCTGTCTCTAGATTGCCATAATTGTGGTGAAATAATGTTTGCAACCCCATACCAAAACATAACCATTGCATTCCTCGTAATTCTTTTAGTGTACCCGGAACATGAGGTTATATTCCAACTAAACATCAAAATCCATGGAATACCAAATAATGGACTAGCCAAACATAACATTGCCAATAATGCAATTTTCTTATCCCAAGAAATACTGACCAAAGCAATGGAGGCAGCAAAAGATGGAACAGTCCAGAAAACTACAGAAAAAGCAGTGTAgttctttttataaaataaaaaggtaCTGGCTATAAACGCACAAACAGCTGCAAAACCACCACTGGCAACAGAAACCAAAGTAGAATCTAAATTGGTAATCCTACCAATACCTTCAAATAACAAGTTTTGTTGGTAAGGTAAGTTATTGGCCAATTGTtgtagtaaaaaaaatccacAAAACAACCAAGAGACCGGATCTTTGAAAGCCTCTAGAATCTGGTACttcttaataaatttttgttcAATAGACGCATTTGTAGAAGACTGAACTCTTCTAATAACCCACACCTTTTCCTCTGTCTTTAAAAATCTGGCATCGGTAGGATTATTTGGATATATCCATAAAACAACCAAACACATTATGAATGTGCACCCACCAATGGTAATCATAAACAACTTCCAGATATGAACATGCGAATGTGTAGCATTCAACAACCCATAGGCAATAAACCCAACCGGGATGGTAACACCCAAACAGGTGGAGTAGAAAATCGGAGCAGTAGCAGCTTTTTCATCATTAGTCAAGAATTGACCCATGGTAATGTTCATCACAGGGACAGCAATAGATTCAACAAATCCCAAGAAAAACCTAATCGCATACAAACCTTGGTGGTTGTAAACCGTACaatgcaaaaaaattaaaacagtCCATAAAGCGGTTAAAATAGTCATAACACGGCCAATTGGAAATTTCTGaacaaataataagttCGTCTGTCCTATAATGTACCCGACATAAAATAGTGTGTTAGAATTATTGTACATGTTCTGATCTAAACCGATATCGGTCCACATTTCAAAAATAGAAGCATAAGAAGCAGTTGCTTTGTCTGCGTATAGCAGTAAATCCAAAGTAGCTGTTAACCCAACTACAATCCACATAACTTTACGccttagttttttttcttgtacAGGAGTAATAGGCGGCGTTAGCTCGTCATTTTCCTCCATAAATTTAAAGGTAGCATCTGCATCATTTGAACTCTTGACTTTGTATTCACCTTCatcattgaaaaaattgttgaGAAACCCTGCAAAACCATTTTTGGGTTTTTCTTGTTTGAGCTCGTGACTGCTGGACTCTATATCACTGAGGGCCAGTACAAcattgttttctttttctgcCATGTCAATGTCTTCAGCACTTGATGAGGAATCGTTTTTGTCAATAATTTCTAATTTATTATCTGACATTTTTATATAGGATGTATATGTGTAATTGCACTTTACTGTTTTGTTTCCTTTTGTTTCTTACTCTTTATAGttgatatttataatattgatgGCAAGAGAGGAagataaaagtaaaaactACCAACTTGCAGAAGTAgagtagaaaaaaaaaaatttttataaaagggaaaaaaaaaaaaaaaggatatagAATTCATCTGAGTTTATATATTGTTGGATATGTTTTTATACTTTTGGTTTGAATGACtttcaattattaatttgtttgtaacagaaaaaaaaaaagaggtaaattttaaaatattgatgCTATAAGGATTCGACAAAGTTTTCTCATTTCTTCACACTTTTGGTCTACGTTGTTTTATCTCTATTCTGTCCCACTAAAATCCAAATTATTGATTGCTACGTACAAAAGTCGGATCTATTGTTGGAAAAATGCAATCTCGAATCTTAAGGGGAATGTCCGTGCATAAGATCTAGATaactaaaatataaaaggaGCATTTTGCCAgtgttaaataaaatataattagtaatattatatatccCTATTTACAGctgtggtggtggtggtaaaATAGATTGATAATCCATCCACagttatcttttttttttatcactCAGAATTCAACCTACAACTCTAATACATCCTACGTGTTTTTCtatgttttttaatcaaGTTCTTTCCTCAccgcaaaaaaaaacattgcACGTGCAATTATCCATCGCTTATAAGATCGTATTAAGGATGGTTCCAAATAACCGTTACATCTAATTCAATatgtaacaaaaaaaggaactttctcttttttttttttttttttttttttccccatTTTTACCTGGGATAATGTGATAGAAAAGCTTGATATCTATCAACCAAACCATAAAATACAGTATTTAataaggaagaaaaaaaaaaaaaatatgaatttTAACCCTTGTTTAGATAAATAATGTACAGCCCCATATGTAGCTTAAGAGATAACAAATCGGCTTTATGATTAGATAAtcaaaagaagaaggtgttataaaatatatctaAATGATTAATTCGGTTTGGCTTTCTTATCTAATCATCGTCTATAAATGACAGTTAAACGGATTATCCTCTTCTAAAAtggttattttaaaaattataataataaaaatatcaaatatttatttaatgaaaattacTAAGATTTATATTGATTACtaatatcaatatcaaaaaaaaagataaaaaaataaaataaatactcCCTTTACTTTACTTCCACCTGTTTTTCCTTAAGCCTTACCATAAGCACCACCTCCAGGAGTTTGAATTATAACACGATCCCCTGGTTTAACCCTTATAGTATTCTTACCCCCTATATTGATAACAGCGTTGTTTTCTTTACGTATCCACAAGTTTAACCCACATTGACCATCACTACCACCATCTAAACCGTGTGGAGCTATAGTACGTCGTTCTGATAATATAGAAACTTGTAAAGGTACACGGAATTCAATATCTCTTATTGCCCCGTTACCGCCATTGTATTTCCCCTTACCACCAGAATCCTTTCTAACTGAGAACTCCTTTAATATAACGGGgtatcttttttcaaaaatttcaaCATCAGTCATTCTGGTATTAGTCATGTTTGTATGAACAGCAGAAACACCATTCCAGCCAGATCCACGCCAAGAGTCGCCACCGGCACCGTGGCCACCACAAATAGTTTCATAGTAACCAAAGCCAGACGATTCATCCTCAGTTTTAGAATCAGTGCCAAATGTTAGATTATTACAATCACCTTGTGAGTCGGCCATAACTTTAAAGGTCTTCAACACAACATCAGTAACTCTCTGTGATGTTAAAACGTTCCCACCAACAACTGCAACACCATCCATTGGATTCAAAATACATCCCTCCGGTATATTAATAGTTATTGGTTTCAAACAACCTTGGTTTAATGGAATATCCTCATCAACCAGGCACCTCAAACAATACAATATAGCAGAGGTCGTAATGGCACGAGGGGCGTTCAAATTACCATATATCTGCGGGCTAGTGCCgccaaaatcaaaaatatatttatctttatcaATATCCAACGTAACATGTAATTTTATGCATGTGCCATCATCCATAAAATCTTCACCGTAATATTCGGTTTTCCCACCAAAATGTTCGCacattttctttatcattttcttAATCGTCTCACAAGCATTGTCTTGAATGGCTGTCATATACTtaattattgttgataaCCCAAAGTCCCCCACTAATCTATTGATTAACCTAATTCCCCTTATATTAGCAGCAACCTGGGCTTTTAAATCGCTGATATTATCACTTAATTTTCTTGATCCAGAACAGCCAGGGTATCTGGATGGAATATCGTACAACAACTCTTTAACCTTTGCTTCATCAAATTCACCCTCATTGACTAATAATTCCGCATATATAGCACCACCCTCTTCATACAACTCTTTGGAATTTGGTGGAACAGAACCAGGCAGAATACCACCAATATCCGCATGGTGTGCTCTAGAAGcaacataaaaaataataccgcctgtattttcatcaaaagCTGGTGATATAACCGTGATATCAGGTAAATGTGTACCTCCCATCTCGGGATGATTTGTAACAATAACATCCCCTGGTTTTAACCTACCTTCCCAATATTTAGCCTGAGCAGCAATACAGGTAGACATAGAACCCAAGTGTACCGGTAAATGAGGAGCATTGGCTACCAAATTCCCATTTGGATCAAATAATGCACAAGAAAAGTCTAACCTCTCCTTAACATTGGTCGAAACACTGGTTTTTCTTAATTGGTTCCCCATCTGTTCAGCAATATCCATGAATCTGTGTCCAAAAATAGACAACATAATAGGATCCACAATATCATCTGTGGCGGCTGGAGAGTAGGCATCGCCCTTAtgcaaaatattaatataaatatgcgattttaaaacaatagCCTCTGCATTCGGTGGAATTACATTGGTTTGGGTAGTATCCGCCAGGATTGCCGGACCTTTAATTGTAGAACCGGGCTGCATTTCATCAATCCTATAAATAGGAGTGGCAACACGCTTAGtatcaaagaaaatttcCTTCACCATGTAACTTTCAGTTTTAGGATCAACCAAACGTTTTGTAACTTTAGATAATTGAACGTCAACTGGCTCCTCAGTCCTGAAACTAGATTTCCCAATACCTCTAGTTCTAATATCATCAACTATTATTTTCCGATCTTTAAAAGAGAATCCAAATTCACGCTTATGCAGTAAGTTAAAATCAGTAGCAAAATCAACAAGGTTTTTCTGACAAACCATTAAATTATTGGCAGTCCCTTCAAACCGCAAGTTCAAGTATTTCTCAACCTCTATTTCGGCAAAACCTTGTTCCTTCAATTTGTTAAATGTAGATTTGTATAATTCCTCTAACTTGAAACTAATTTTGTCATCATCAACACccaaaattaaagaacATGGCTCTTGAGACTCCTCGACTACATCAGCCATTAGCATACCATAAGCGGACAAGATAGAAGAATACCGATGGCATAAAACTACGTTTATCCCCAAAGATTCTGCAACTGCAACTGCATGTTGACCACCAGCACCACCAAAAGTAACTAATCTATGATCAGAAATCACATGGCCTTTAGCTTCAGTTAACCCACGTATAGGTCTAGCCATTGATTCATTCGCAACTTTGATAAATCCATATGCTACCTCATCAGGTGAGAGACTGGAATTCAGATCtttgttgattttttctGTTAATGCCATAAATTTTTCAGTGGTTGCTTCCAAATCCAAGgattcattttcatcagGACCAAATATCTTGGGGAAAAATTCCGGAATTAAACGgcctaaaaataaattggcaTCTGTTATGGTTAGAGGTCCGCCTTTACGATAACAAGCCGGGCCTGGCTCAGCCGTTGCAGACTCAGGTCCAACTCTAAACAAACcgtttttccaaaataaacGAGAACTGCCCCCAGCAGCAACAGTGTGAATGTCTAATTGAGGAGACTGAATAACAATTCCAGCAGTGATGGTTTCAAAAACATGTTCTAATTTTCCACCAAATCTACTAACATCAGTAGAAGTACCTCCCATATCAAAACCAATCAAACTCTTATTGCCGCTAGCACACGTTGTTGAATAACCGACAACCCCGCCTGCAGGACCAGATAAAATCGCTCTTAGTccagaaaatttttttgcatCAATTATACCCCCATCAGACTGCATAAATTGAATCTTGGTGTTTGATACATTGGTTAAACCTTTTGAAATACTATCtagatattttttgataacaGGGGTCAAGTAGGCGTCAGCAATAACACTGTGAGCTCTTGGAACAAACTTGATCATAGGTGAAACTTCACTTGATAAAGAAACATGTGTAAATCCAATTTGCTTGGCTATCTTAGCTACTAATTTTTCATGTTCATTATAGGTAAAAGAGTGTAAAAAGGCAATACCTAATGATCGAATTCCAGTGTTATAAACCGTTTGTAGGACCATCCTTACGTTTTCAGGATCTGGTACcttcaaaatattaacaactTCTCCACTTTTTCCATAAACAGTGTTTAAGCCGTTGGAAAtggattttttattgtcgGGATCTTCTGAAAAATCTTCTAAAGTAACTCTTTCATCGATTTCCAGTACTAAATCGTATAATACACCTGGTTTCTTGGCGCTCAAATCAAATATGTTTGGTCTTGTCTGATCACCAATAACTAAGGCATCTTTGAACCCTTTCGTAGTGATTAGAGCACATCTTTCACCGTTTCTTTCCAAAGCACAATTAGTGGCCAAAGTAGTGCCCATTCTGATAGTTTCTACATTACTTATATCCAGCGGTTTGTTTCTGGCAATTTTTTTGCCTTCAAACACCTCCAATAATCTTCTAATCCCTTCCAAAGGAGCATCTGGATAATTTTTAGGATCCAcagataataatttaataacgACATCGTCTTCTGGTCTACCTGTTCCAGGATTACCGATACAATCAGTGAAGGTTCCCCCTCTATCAATagcaattttaattttcttagATACCATGTTTGTGTTCGTGTATATGTTCTAGTATatgtatgttttttttttctttctttttctttttctttttcttttcttttttttctttttctttttaccctttttttgttaaaaaaaaaaaaattaagtaaaaataaaaacaaataggTTTTAActtaaattattaacttttattttatcttctcaatttacttttattttttttttttttttcggaCATTTTaatgtaatattttaatatatttctttgtttttaattgcaTGCTATAAAAAATGTGCATAGCTATAtgtattaaataaaattataaacatACTTATAGAGTTTACTTTGAtcttacttttatttagttTGTTGTTCCGTATtagtaatataaaataaacccTTAAGAAAATTGTGTTGGGTTCTTTGCTCTTTTCAAACGATCACGCATTAACATTGAAGAACTAGATGTTGCTCTGTCCAGTCTTGTTGATACTTCTTCAGAGATAACCTCGCTGTGATTGGtggtactactactaccaaTAAATGACAAGGTACTTTTAACACTAGTCTGTCTATGAGGCTCAGCAGAATTAGTAGCAGTACTAGTTGAAACAGAATTTGCTGTCGAAGCAAACATGCTTTGGAACTGGGCACTTGGGGCAATAGTTGGTTCTTTTGGTTGGTTTCTTTGATTTAAAACAGACCCAAACGTAAATCTATTACGGGGTGCGTTATTTCTACTGTCTGATTTATCATTACCACCTTGTTGATGATGGTGATACtgctcttcttttttctcgATTTCGTTAGCTAACGAGGATAAAGGACCCCTATGTTCTTGTTTTTGCTTCCTTAGTATTTTCTGTTCGTCAGGTAATTCTTCTTTATGGCCTAGCCAATCGGGAAACCCTTGAAATGGCTCTTGGTTCCTATAATAATTTACTAATGCAATGTGGACTAATGTAGAATCAGGTGAGTCTCCATCTTTTTCTGATCTTAAACTCAACCCTTGAAATTGGGATGTTATAGATTTAGTGGATGTTTTAAACTTATCCCAAAACCCGATACTGTTCCTATTATTGATGCTACTACCATTACTGGACATTATTAGGGAACAAATGTTTCTATATATTttgagaaagaaagaaagaaagggaGATAGAATGTTGTATATATGTGTAACTTAAGAAAAGAAcgaaataaaaagagataCAAATTAAAGGATTAAATTTTTGGtgtaaaaatatatatatactttttgacgaagaaaattgttaaaatctttgatgataataataaacgaACGTTTGAAAACCTTTTAATGCGTTTTCCGTATCGGAAACAACAATGAGTGGTTTCGGATTATCCAAACTTCATGTAGTCCTTCATCTTTTTCCACACTGAGGCTATTTATactatattaaaaaaaaacaaaataatattacaatAGTTAATGTCTATTTTAACCTTTTTTCGAACTTGAGTTTATAAACTTGTTTAAGAacttcaataaatttatccTAAAAGAGATTTTGAGGTTTATTGCATTTTTCAACCTTACCTTTATGTAGCAAAGTTGATAAAATTACTACAACTCATAActaagaaattaaaaaactatacaattattataggtacatatacatatacatacacacatatacatatatatttatatataagggaataaataaatagcaAACCACCCGTGTACAAAATTCAACTCAAGAAATaaccttttcttttaagtAGATGCCATATTTATCTTTCAATTCCTTCATAATAGGATCGTTGATTTCTGGAGAATATGGAGCCAATAGACCAGGGCCCTTAATCTTACCTTCCAAAACTAATCTAGTGGCAATGGCAACTGGTAAACCAACAGTTGCAGCCATAGAACTGTAACCTCCAACCTTACCATAGTCGACTAAAGTAGAAGTTCTAACCTCTTTGGAACCGTCGGCCCATTCAATACCGAATTTATGTTGTAACACAACCATGTCCCTTTCACCTTCTTCGTATTGCATCAACTCTTCCAAAGTAGCACACAAAGTATCCAATGGGTTACCTCTTGGGGTAATGTTTTTGTCAGACAACATACCTAACCATGTGATACCAGATAAAATTCTTTCTCTGTCATCCTCACTTTTCCATTTGGTTAAACTATCGATTTTAGCAATAATATCTTCTTTAGAGTTGGATTTAGCGCCAATATACTTGCTCAAAGCGTCCTTCCACTGTATAGGTTTGGAAAATAACTCATCTGCATCTTCTTTCAACATACCCATGTCAACCAAAACCTTGACAAATTCTGGGAAACCTTGGTATCTCAAAGTACCTCTGATAACAGTTTGAGCCTCAGGAATGTGATATAGATCTTTAAAGACAGTAGAGTCTCTGTTTGGATAGCAAACAAAAGCATACCctggataaataaaatatggCTTAGCGGTGCTCATTAAATCTTCACTGGAAACAGTTTCtaatttaccatttttgtaatatttgGCACTATTTCTCAATGCTAATAAGACACCTCTTGAAGACCAAGAAAATTTGTACCCCAATGGATTGTCGGAATCTTCAGGGGCTGGTAAACCACCACAGTAACTCAAAAAGGATGTGATCTTACCATTTTTCTTGTGGACTTCATCAATAGTTTTTACAGCATACAAATGATCAATACCTGGGTCTAAGCCGATTTCATTCATAACTGTAATACCAGcttctttaattttggGTTCTAACTCTCTCAAAGCTGGAGAAATATAAGAGGAAGTAACAACATCTTTACCTAATCTAATTGCGCTCTTAACAACATTTGGATGGTAAATGTATGGAATCAAAGAAATAACAACATCGTGGTTCTTCAAAACAGCATCCAATTCAGCATCTTTAGTAACATCTAAAGAAACAGCATTTGATTTACTTTTAGCAGCTAAAGCTTCAGCAGCTTTCAAGGTTCTACAAGCAACAGTAACTTCAACACCATCGGTAGCACTTAAGACATCAACAACTGGCTGTGCAACAAAACCAGAGcccaataataaaactttcttaaccattttttattttatttttttctattgttGAGTTGAGTTTTCTTATTTCTTgctaaagaaaagaaaaaaaatgcaagGTTTATGgtaacaaaaacaattacaGCTAATTAGAACATtagaatatataaataatgcGAATAGTAGTTACTTGAAAAGGTTATTTGgcttatttttatagttGTTTATATATGCTGGTTATGAAGAGTGGCGGTTATTGAAAGATAaaatggaaagaaaaaaaaaaaaaaagacaaattCCGATGgaatttcattttattcaataaaGATTTCTTCGGTAATTATCAGAcactaaataaaaatggtatAAGATTGTCgcattaattttttttttttttttttttctctcccCTTTAACATATATCaacatttgaaaaatttagtTTGCATTGGAATTATAAGATTTATGTAGCAAATTGAGTGTCATTAACTTTTTATGATAGAAATTTCCAATCATGTACTAAGATAAATTGTAAACAAATATGGTTTTACTATCtcaattaataattcttaATTAcctttgtaaaaaaaaaaaggaaaaaaaaaagccctGAGTATGCACACGCTCAATCACCAATGAACATTCATTTACTCAAGGTGTGGGTTTTCTCTGTTTTCATTCACAGAtccttctttctttttttttttttttttttttttttttcaagaaCTTCTCttaaaagacaaaaaaaagattcttACACTacttgttaattttttttttttttcctttcttcgactggttttataaaaaatttagataAAAGTCAATGGGACTTTTATCTCCACGTCTATGCCATTGCCTAGGTAGTTTCTGTGGTAAACGAATCccaaaaatcaaaatccAATCACAAGCTGAGGAAACTTAGCAACAGAGTGTATTTGaagtaatatatatacatatatatttataaatcggtgtcaaatatattttgaaattgtgGTATATCcgtaaaatttttttttttgcctgAAAACCTTTTAACCGTATATACTTTCCGTAAAAAAATCCTGagtgttttctttttcccaaGTGTCTCTTTGGGTTTTAAACCATAGGGGaagatatttttctttcggGATCCGCAATTCTATCAGTGGTCCTATGTTAGTGCAACaacttttataatattcataGTCagttttcttatttttattcgGTTTTAGTCTGTAAGTATCGCTGTTTATTAGCTCCGTGggcatttttttatttttgctaCCACCAGTAATAGAAGAAGGATTGAAGGCAGATGGTGACAAAAGAGTACTTCTACCTGAGCTTTTTGGTCTGGCAGTATTTGTCTTTTCGTCAACAGCATTTTTCGGTACTTTTTCTTGAAATTCATGTTGTTCAATATTGTTAATTAACgttaacaaaaaagtttcGGGTACTTGTGGTGGTTTCATTAAATCCTGATCAGTTAACTTAATCCtttccactttttttttcgtagGTCTGTTATTTCTACTGTTATGTTTCTTTCTATTATAATTGCGTTCATTACCATTGTGAACAGTACTGCTGATATAATTGCTACCTGTGTTACTTTTAATAGTAGGTTTGCCTTCTAAAtcctttcttttattcACTACATCCTGTTTATCCTCTTCTACGTTCTGAGTAATATTAATCTGAACTAgttctaaaaatatttcagAGTAATAATTGCTATTTTTCCCAGTAAATAATCTATATTCGTTTATGATCGATGAGATATTCCATCTTGAAAGCTTTCTAATTAGTCCTACTATAATGGATGTTTTATCGACTAACAAAGTGTTGTAGTTATTAGTGtctaacaataaatatattattttctgcAAGCAATTGGGCTTAATTAACATGAATTCTTCACTGTAATAGTAATTTCTAACGTAGTCAGAAAGTATCTTGGACTCagtttccttttccttaCTACTGCTCGCAATTTTAGaagtattgtttttattttttttgtcattaCCTGAGTTAGTTTCAGTTATGGCCTCATCAGCAGTATCAGGTTCATTATCCTCCtttgaaaatgaattaTTGTTTATGGCGGAAATTATTGGATTCTCCGGTATAGGACTTATTTGagtgttgttgttatttattacgATCCATTCAATCTTCcaacttttgaaaaactctttaaaaaattttgaaggCTCTTGTTcacttaaaaatataagggttttcaaatttagtgtttccaaaaatgataaatttaatGTTTCAATTTTAGAACACCTATATATTCCTTCTTCAACGATACCAAAATTAGCAGGTGGGACAagcattttgtttttttttttttttttttttttttttctggcCTGTGTTTATTCTGAAAGTTCTGCTTTATGATTTATAGTGGGATCCTTATTTTtaggttttatttttagtagaaaagtaattttaaagatttattaatttgtaaaaaaaaaagattagtGTTATCATTTACTAGCATTGTAAAAACAGTTGAGTAATTTTTGTTCCCACTTccaaaatgaataaataaagaaaagaaaaaaaaaaatagaatataCGATTGAAAAATGTTTGTCCGATACGCATCGGAAATATAACAATTCCAAATGATtatcacaaaaaaaaaatattaaatcgTTTGTTATACCATTAATTATCCCATTcacttttaaattatacatATTGttaagcaaaaaaaaaaaatatatatatatatacttttctttttctttttttccctttaaATAAGTGTCATACGtggataatttatttaaaacagcTTATGGTCTTGGAAATACTTTCGAATATGGAAGAGAAGAGGACAACAATATGCTAAAATTAtgtaataaattatatttttaaaaaaaattttttttgttttattttgttttttttttttttttttatagtattagtttttttcatttcttgtt encodes:
- the OCA4 gene encoding Oca4p (similar to Saccharomyces cerevisiae YCR095C | OCA4 | Oxidant-induced Cell-cycle Arrest) → MLVPPANFGIVEEGIYRCSKIETLNLSFLETLNLKTLIFLSEQEPSKFFKEFFKSWKIEWIVINNNNTQISPIPENPIISAINNNSFSKEDNEPDTADEAITETNSGNDKKNKNNTSKIASSSKEKETESKILSDYVRNYYYSEEFMLIKPNCLQKIIYLLLDTNNYNTLLVDKTSIIVGLIRKLSRWNISSIINEYRLFTGKNSNYYSEIFLELVQINITQNVEEDKQDVVNKRKDLEGKPTIKSNTGSNYISSTVHNGNERNYNRKKHNSRNNRPTKKKVERIKLTDQDLMKPPQVPETFLLTLINNIEQHEFQEKVPKNAVDEKTNTARPKSSGRSTLLSPSAFNPSSITGGSKNKKMPTELINSDTYRLKPNKNKKTDYEYYKSCCTNIGPLIELRIPKEKYLPLWFKTQRDTWEKENTQDFFTESIYG
- the LYS9 gene encoding saccharopine dehydrogenase (NADP+, L-glutamate-forming) (similar to Saccharomyces cerevisiae YNR050C | LYS9 | LYSine requiring) — its product is MVKKVLLLGSGFVAQPVVDVLSATDGVEVTVACRTLKAAEALAAKSKSNAVSLDVTKDAELDAVLKNHDVVISLIPYIYHPNVVKSAIRLGKDVVTSSYISPALRELEPKIKEAGITVMNEIGLDPGIDHLYAVKTIDEVHKKNGKITSFLSYCGGLPAPEDSDNPLGYKFSWSSRGVLLALRNSAKYYKNGKLETVSSEDLMSTAKPYFIYPGYAFVCYPNRDSTVFKDLYHIPEAQTVIRGTLRYQGFPEFVKVLVDMGMLKEDADELFSKPIQWKDALSKYIGAKSNSKEDIIAKIDSLTKWKSEDDRERILSGITWLGMLSDKNITPRGNPLDTLCATLEELMQYEEGERDMVVLQHKFGIEWADGSKEVRTSTLVDYGKVGGYSSMAATVGLPVAIATRLVLEGKIKGPGLLAPYSPEINDPIMKELKDKYGIYLKEKVIS